Proteins co-encoded in one Streptomyces roseochromogenus subsp. oscitans DS 12.976 genomic window:
- a CDS encoding PEP/pyruvate-binding domain-containing protein: MGRAVSDAWKLPGSTITHRKLGTKKTRIERDHTRVVIREVEPADRERFCLTDDEVIRLADIGRKTADLLGGPQDIEWAITGSQIWILLARPVTSALPAGPPVAADITEGAKAARVRP, encoded by the coding sequence ATGGGGCGGGCGGTGTCGGACGCCTGGAAGTTGCCCGGCAGCACCATCACCCATCGAAAACTCGGCACGAAGAAGACGCGAATCGAGCGCGATCACACCCGGGTTGTCATCCGTGAGGTGGAACCTGCCGACCGGGAACGCTTCTGCCTCACCGACGACGAAGTGATCCGGCTCGCGGACATCGGCCGGAAGACAGCCGATCTGCTGGGCGGGCCGCAGGACATCGAGTGGGCGATCACCGGCTCCCAGATCTGGATCCTCCTGGCCCGGCCGGTGACCAGCGCCCTCCCCGCCGGGCCACCGGTTGCTGCGGACATCACCGAGGGAGCGAAGGCCGCGCGGGTACGCCCGTAA
- a CDS encoding PEP-utilizing enzyme, with product MLSDVAIVARERGIPAVLAIPDATTVRPERAMVEVDGSTGRVALLGI from the coding sequence CTGCTCTCCGACGTCGCGATCGTGGCACGGGAGCGGGGCATCCCGGCCGTCCTGGCCATTCCGGACGCGACGACGGTCCGACCCGAACGTGCGATGGTCGAGGTGGACGGGAGCACCGGCCGGGTCGCGCTCCTCG